Proteins from a genomic interval of Alteromonas macleodii ATCC 27126:
- the cdd gene encoding cytidine deaminase, with amino-acid sequence MKKNNLEQLSQLAFDAQKNSHSPYSNFKVGAALLTPSGETFSGCNVESAAFPLGQCAEATAIGNMVTQGQKRISHIVIASPNDEFCFPCGGCRQKIAEFAPDETPVTMVSQNGETFETTIGELLPNAFRAHDLDK; translated from the coding sequence ATGAAGAAAAATAATTTAGAACAACTATCACAACTTGCTTTTGACGCACAGAAAAACTCACACTCACCTTATTCCAACTTTAAAGTTGGTGCTGCGTTGCTTACTCCAAGTGGCGAAACCTTCTCTGGTTGTAATGTAGAAAGTGCTGCTTTTCCATTAGGACAATGTGCTGAAGCCACAGCTATTGGCAATATGGTCACACAGGGACAAAAACGTATTTCGCATATCGTTATTGCGAGCCCGAACGACGAGTTTTGCTTTCCGTGCGGTGGATGCAGACAGAAAATTGCTGAATTTGCCCCAGATGAAACTCCCGTTACCATGGTAAGTCAAAACGGCGAGACATTCGAAACCACCATTGGTGAGTTACTTCCAAATGCCTTTAGAGCACACGATTTAGACAAATAA
- the nlpI gene encoding lipoprotein NlpI: MCRNVSLIFFSLFAAILTGCAQTPPVSERPQMGNLLLAEPAPINPRSEMAIARYNQVLTSPALSDEDKAELHFQRGMLYDSVGLSGLAQFDYTQAINLKPDLAEAYNSMGIHYIQQNDFIQAYDAFDSTLEINPEYDFAFLNRGIALYYGGRAELATNDLNRFFEKDDSDPFRALWAYFAHHDVSELEGQKYLASIRPTLDNQHWATTLVDLFLGTVDENDVLNSLLDGVKSQKALTDRLCEAYFYLGKFHTQRGNSGIASNYFKLALSTNVFDYVEHRYARMELNRLRELASSDLVSEE; encoded by the coding sequence ATGTGCAGAAACGTTAGTCTCATCTTTTTTTCTCTATTCGCTGCTATTTTAACCGGTTGTGCGCAAACACCACCTGTTTCAGAAAGACCACAAATGGGAAACCTGCTTTTAGCCGAACCTGCGCCCATTAATCCTCGTTCCGAAATGGCTATTGCTCGTTACAATCAGGTGCTTACCAGCCCTGCGTTATCAGATGAAGACAAAGCTGAACTGCACTTTCAGCGAGGCATGTTGTACGACAGCGTGGGCCTATCGGGCTTAGCGCAGTTTGATTACACCCAAGCCATTAATTTAAAGCCAGATTTGGCTGAAGCCTATAATTCTATGGGTATTCACTATATTCAGCAGAACGACTTTATTCAGGCTTACGACGCATTCGACTCCACGCTGGAAATCAACCCAGAGTATGATTTCGCGTTCCTAAACCGCGGTATTGCGCTTTATTACGGTGGCCGCGCCGAACTCGCGACCAACGATCTTAACCGCTTTTTTGAAAAAGATGACAGCGATCCATTTCGCGCTCTGTGGGCGTACTTTGCGCATCACGACGTGTCAGAGCTTGAAGGACAAAAATACTTAGCTTCTATTCGACCAACGCTGGACAACCAGCACTGGGCTACTACGCTGGTGGATTTGTTTTTAGGTACTGTTGATGAGAACGATGTACTTAACTCATTGTTAGACGGTGTGAAAAGCCAAAAAGCGTTAACAGACAGGTTGTGTGAAGCATATTTTTACTTAGGTAAATTTCATACCCAGCGCGGCAACAGCGGTATTGCATCAAATTACTTCAAGCTTGCATTAAGCACCAATGTATTTGATTACGTTGAACACCGCTACGCACGAATGGAACTTAACCGTTTGCGTGAACTAGCTAGCAGCGATCTGGTTAGCGAAGAGTAA
- the ligA gene encoding NAD-dependent DNA ligase LigA yields the protein MSDSLEQAKQQIETLRNTLNEYNYQYYVMDDPSVPDAVYDRDMQALIALEKQYPTLQSPNSPSQKVGGAALSAFEQVTHDVPMLSLDNAFDEESLLAFEKRLKDRLKDSATLDFSCEPKLDGLAVSILYENGELVRAATRGDGQVGENITANVRTISNVPLTLRGEHYPERVEVRGEVFMPREGFAKLNEHQKETGGKVFANPRNAAAGSLRQLDSKITAKRPLMFYAYSLGVVQPESFELPTTHSERLKQLGNWGLPLCPDIDTAEGGKGCLAYYNHILEKRDSLPYDIDGVVFKVNRIDLQDALGFVARAPRWAIAQKFPAQEEVTKLLDVEFQVGRTGAITPVARLEPVFVGGVTVSNATLHNQDEISRLGVKVGDTVVIRRAGDVIPQVVSVVEANRTGSETDITFPSQCPVCDSQVEKLEDEAVARCTGGLICAAQRKQALKHFASRKAFDIDGLGDKLVDQLVDADLVHSPADFFTLSLGDVVGLERMAEKSASKLLASLEASKQTTLAKFLYALGIREVGEATAANLAAHFETLEAIREASLEALVEVQDVGEVVATHIFNFFNESHNTDVIDALLKEGINWPAIEKPDSDNLPLEGKTCVITGTLSEMGRSDAKARLQLLGAKVAGSVSKNTDFLVAGEKAGSKLTKAQELDVEVWDEAALIAFLSEHEK from the coding sequence ATGTCAGATTCTTTAGAACAAGCAAAGCAACAAATAGAAACACTTCGCAACACACTTAATGAGTACAACTATCAGTACTATGTGATGGATGACCCTTCGGTTCCTGATGCAGTATATGATAGAGATATGCAGGCGCTTATTGCGCTAGAAAAACAATATCCTACGCTTCAAAGTCCGAATTCTCCTAGCCAAAAAGTGGGAGGTGCAGCGTTATCGGCTTTTGAACAAGTTACCCATGATGTTCCTATGCTGTCGCTGGATAACGCCTTTGACGAAGAATCATTGCTTGCCTTCGAAAAACGTTTAAAAGACAGACTAAAAGATTCGGCAACGTTAGATTTTAGCTGCGAACCCAAGCTAGATGGTTTAGCGGTAAGTATTCTGTATGAAAATGGCGAATTAGTGCGTGCTGCAACCCGTGGTGACGGCCAGGTAGGCGAAAATATCACGGCTAACGTGCGTACCATTTCTAATGTGCCGTTAACGCTTCGTGGTGAGCATTATCCTGAGCGCGTAGAAGTGCGCGGTGAAGTGTTTATGCCTCGTGAGGGCTTTGCAAAACTCAACGAACATCAAAAAGAAACGGGTGGTAAGGTTTTTGCGAACCCTCGTAATGCTGCGGCTGGCAGTTTACGACAGTTAGACTCTAAAATTACGGCCAAGCGCCCGCTGATGTTTTATGCCTACTCGCTAGGCGTAGTGCAACCTGAAAGTTTTGAATTACCCACAACACACAGCGAGCGCCTTAAGCAATTAGGTAATTGGGGGCTGCCGCTGTGCCCTGATATCGACACCGCCGAGGGCGGTAAAGGCTGCTTGGCATACTACAACCACATTTTGGAAAAGCGCGATAGTTTGCCGTATGACATTGACGGCGTTGTGTTTAAGGTTAACCGTATTGACCTGCAAGATGCCCTTGGATTTGTGGCTCGAGCGCCACGCTGGGCGATTGCGCAGAAGTTTCCTGCACAAGAAGAAGTGACTAAGTTACTGGACGTTGAGTTTCAGGTAGGAAGGACTGGTGCGATCACGCCGGTTGCTCGTTTAGAGCCCGTGTTTGTAGGTGGAGTAACTGTGTCGAATGCTACACTTCACAATCAGGACGAAATTTCCAGATTAGGCGTTAAAGTTGGCGACACCGTGGTAATCCGCCGTGCGGGTGACGTTATTCCTCAGGTGGTGTCTGTGGTAGAAGCTAATCGCACAGGTAGCGAAACTGACATTACCTTCCCAAGCCAATGCCCAGTGTGTGACTCGCAGGTTGAGAAACTAGAAGACGAAGCGGTTGCCCGTTGCACCGGTGGGTTAATTTGTGCCGCACAACGCAAACAGGCGCTTAAGCATTTTGCTTCGCGTAAAGCATTCGATATTGATGGTCTGGGCGACAAGTTAGTCGATCAGTTAGTTGACGCTGATCTTGTGCACAGTCCCGCCGACTTTTTCACGCTTTCGTTAGGCGACGTTGTTGGGCTAGAGCGCATGGCTGAAAAGTCTGCCAGTAAGCTACTGGCATCGCTTGAAGCTTCAAAGCAAACCACGCTTGCCAAGTTCCTATACGCATTGGGGATCCGTGAGGTTGGCGAAGCTACTGCGGCAAACTTGGCTGCGCACTTCGAAACCTTGGAGGCTATTCGCGAGGCGTCGCTTGAAGCACTGGTTGAAGTCCAAGACGTTGGTGAAGTGGTGGCTACCCACATTTTCAATTTCTTTAACGAGTCACACAATACTGATGTTATTGATGCGCTGTTAAAAGAAGGAATTAACTGGCCTGCTATTGAAAAGCCTGATTCGGATAACTTGCCTCTTGAAGGAAAAACGTGCGTTATTACCGGTACACTCAGTGAAATGGGGCGTTCTGACGCGAAAGCACGTTTGCAGTTACTTGGTGCAAAAGTGGCAGGCTCGGTAAGTAAGAATACCGACTTCCTAGTTGCAGGAGAAAAAGCGGGTTCCAAATTAACTAAAGCACAAGAACTAGATGTTGAGGTATGGGACGAAGCTGCGCTTATCGCTTTTTTATCGGAGCATGAAAAGTAG
- the smc gene encoding chromosome segregation protein SMC — MRLKKIKLAGFKSFVEPTTIPFLGEMTAIVGPNGCGKSNVIDAVRWVLGESSAKNLRGDAMTDVIFNGSSSRKPVGQCSVELVFDNSAGRIAGEFANYNELSVKRLVTRDATSTYFLNGTKCRRRDVTDLFLGTGLGPRSYAIIEQGMISRLIESKPQDLRVFIEEAAGISKYKERRRETENRIRHTQDNLERLNDVRDELGKQLEKLQRQAAAATRYKTLRAQARELKGQLAALRFLKNSEHIEALQKQQQALQLEVDDLVARLQGDEAGLESYKTKQLETKQTIDDLQQQLFTTSNAITRLEQNALHAKQRKGQVEQELARISEQHELLNHSIDEAQEALAVSNEALENIEPEFALKEAELEHAKERFEDAEQALREFNAQARAQEQTYNQLRQNVQQCHSQIQSTMSMQLRTSQRISELQDELKQLGEEDFASQITLLEEQCSELDFDIDEAKQLLQESNQRVSQQQGEVNAIEAKRRDTQGQLQTALSTKAALEALQQDASNNEDVTLDGIEKLWQQFSSNQTLAPCVESILQHAKDPVVAKSHDIQALLQNHAYLPSGIKVFTDKAFVSTAKSGSLAHALLTESSTYESSTQRVPAFFNDIYLCSNDDELAETIESAFNNDDEPEGLAKGFTSAISPSGLWASSQWVVKPGEANDGALQRANKIKGLVDSIQESESLIDEIERSLECAKQALEQNEAQKQAIQSALSEKENQRAQLKNKLSLLEMQQEQQSTRTAKLNDELAKQELMLAKEEEQLAQLSEKLELQEAQILEHEVHIDDVNAKRDANERTTSELRALVDTLTSQNHELALKKQQLENHQNLYSQQVTRNLQQREEYIKNKERLQKELTQLTSPEEIQEAELQSLLENKSELEQLKSTKQSSLEDIEQWLREAEKGHQALGKDIQTRQTNIDKLNIDIEGYRVRANTILEQLDETQQSLKSILETLPEDAEEKRWQEDLEKTQANLQRLGAVNLAAVEEYETQSERKSHLDTQHNDLTEALETLQSAIRKIDKETRTRFSTTFEQVNEDLKTLFPKVFGGGSAYLALTDDDLLETGVTIMARPPGKKNSTIHLLSGGEKALTALSLVFAIFRLNPAPFCLLDEVDAPLDDANVGRFCNLVSEMSQTVQFIYITHNKIAMEMASHLTGVTMAEPGVSRMVAVDVDEAVAFAEA, encoded by the coding sequence GTGAGGCTTAAAAAGATTAAGCTCGCGGGTTTCAAGTCCTTTGTTGAGCCAACTACTATTCCATTCCTCGGCGAAATGACCGCCATCGTAGGTCCTAACGGCTGCGGCAAGTCGAATGTCATTGATGCTGTACGTTGGGTTTTAGGTGAAAGTTCTGCCAAAAACTTACGCGGCGATGCAATGACCGACGTGATTTTTAATGGCTCTTCGTCTCGTAAGCCAGTGGGGCAATGTAGCGTTGAACTTGTTTTCGACAACAGTGCAGGGCGGATAGCGGGTGAATTTGCCAACTACAATGAGCTGTCTGTTAAACGCTTAGTTACACGGGACGCCACCTCTACCTATTTTCTAAACGGCACTAAATGTCGCCGGCGTGATGTCACCGATCTATTTTTAGGAACAGGGCTGGGCCCCCGTTCTTACGCCATCATTGAGCAAGGTATGATCTCGCGGCTTATCGAGTCAAAACCACAGGACTTGCGTGTATTCATAGAAGAAGCCGCGGGTATCTCAAAATACAAAGAGCGCCGTAGAGAGACAGAAAACCGTATAAGGCACACGCAAGATAACCTTGAACGCTTGAATGATGTGCGCGATGAATTGGGCAAGCAGCTCGAAAAATTACAGCGTCAGGCTGCTGCGGCTACTCGATACAAAACGCTACGTGCACAAGCCAGAGAGCTAAAAGGCCAGTTAGCAGCCCTTCGTTTTCTGAAAAATAGTGAACATATTGAAGCGCTGCAAAAACAGCAGCAAGCACTCCAGTTAGAAGTTGACGACTTAGTGGCTCGACTACAGGGCGATGAAGCGGGGCTTGAGTCGTACAAAACCAAGCAGCTGGAAACAAAACAAACGATAGATGATCTTCAGCAGCAGCTGTTTACTACCAGTAACGCAATAACACGACTAGAGCAAAATGCGCTGCACGCAAAACAACGCAAAGGGCAGGTAGAGCAAGAGTTAGCACGAATTAGCGAGCAACACGAATTGCTTAACCACTCTATTGACGAGGCACAGGAAGCGCTTGCGGTATCAAACGAGGCGCTTGAAAACATTGAGCCTGAATTTGCCCTTAAGGAAGCAGAGTTAGAGCATGCCAAAGAGCGTTTTGAAGACGCTGAACAAGCGCTAAGAGAATTTAACGCACAAGCGCGAGCGCAAGAACAAACCTACAATCAACTTCGTCAGAATGTTCAGCAATGCCATAGCCAAATTCAGTCAACGATGAGCATGCAGTTACGCACTTCTCAGCGTATCAGCGAACTACAAGACGAGCTAAAACAGCTAGGTGAAGAAGATTTTGCCAGTCAGATAACACTTTTAGAAGAGCAATGTAGCGAACTCGATTTTGACATTGATGAAGCTAAGCAATTACTTCAAGAGTCCAATCAAAGGGTGTCGCAGCAACAAGGCGAAGTCAACGCTATAGAAGCGAAGCGCCGTGATACCCAGGGCCAGTTACAAACTGCACTGTCCACAAAAGCTGCGCTAGAAGCGCTTCAGCAAGATGCCTCAAATAATGAAGACGTAACGTTAGACGGGATAGAAAAGCTGTGGCAGCAGTTTAGCTCTAACCAAACTCTTGCACCTTGTGTAGAATCGATTTTACAACATGCAAAAGACCCCGTTGTTGCCAAAAGCCATGACATACAGGCACTGCTTCAAAATCACGCTTATTTGCCAAGCGGCATTAAAGTGTTTACCGATAAGGCGTTTGTAAGCACTGCCAAATCGGGTTCACTAGCACACGCTCTATTAACTGAATCTAGCACTTATGAATCGTCAACACAGCGTGTTCCCGCATTTTTTAATGACATTTACCTTTGTAGCAATGATGACGAACTTGCGGAAACGATTGAAAGTGCTTTTAACAATGACGATGAACCTGAAGGCCTAGCCAAGGGGTTTACTAGCGCAATCTCACCTTCAGGGTTGTGGGCAAGCTCGCAGTGGGTAGTGAAACCTGGCGAAGCAAACGACGGCGCTTTGCAGCGAGCGAACAAAATTAAGGGGCTGGTAGACAGCATTCAAGAATCTGAAAGCCTTATAGATGAGATTGAGCGTTCATTAGAGTGCGCCAAACAAGCACTTGAACAGAACGAAGCACAAAAGCAGGCTATTCAGAGCGCCTTAAGTGAAAAAGAAAACCAGCGCGCACAGCTTAAAAATAAACTTTCTTTGCTTGAAATGCAGCAAGAGCAACAGTCTACACGCACTGCCAAACTTAATGACGAGTTAGCAAAGCAAGAGTTAATGTTAGCGAAAGAAGAAGAGCAGTTAGCTCAGCTTTCGGAAAAGTTAGAGCTTCAAGAGGCACAAATTCTTGAACACGAAGTACACATTGACGATGTGAACGCTAAGCGTGATGCAAATGAGCGAACTACGTCAGAGTTGCGCGCGTTAGTTGATACATTAACATCGCAAAATCATGAGCTTGCACTTAAGAAGCAGCAACTAGAGAACCACCAGAATTTATATAGCCAACAGGTTACACGTAACCTTCAGCAGCGTGAAGAGTACATAAAAAACAAAGAAAGATTACAAAAAGAACTTACACAGCTTACGTCCCCTGAAGAAATTCAAGAAGCAGAGCTTCAGTCGCTGTTGGAAAACAAATCGGAATTAGAACAGCTGAAAAGTACTAAGCAAAGTAGTCTTGAAGATATAGAGCAGTGGTTGCGAGAAGCCGAAAAAGGGCATCAAGCTCTGGGTAAAGATATTCAAACGCGACAGACAAACATCGATAAACTCAACATTGATATTGAAGGATATCGGGTACGTGCGAATACGATTTTAGAACAGCTTGATGAAACGCAACAGTCGCTGAAGAGCATTCTAGAAACCTTACCTGAAGATGCCGAAGAGAAGCGCTGGCAAGAAGACCTTGAAAAAACGCAGGCTAATTTGCAGCGCTTAGGTGCTGTGAACTTAGCTGCGGTTGAAGAATATGAAACCCAGTCGGAAAGAAAGTCACATTTAGATACACAGCACAACGACCTTACTGAAGCCTTGGAAACGCTACAGTCGGCCATTCGGAAAATTGATAAAGAAACCCGCACGCGCTTTTCTACCACCTTTGAACAGGTTAACGAAGACCTTAAAACGTTATTCCCAAAAGTGTTTGGGGGCGGTTCGGCGTATCTTGCGCTTACCGATGACGATTTGTTAGAAACTGGGGTGACGATAATGGCTCGCCCCCCTGGTAAGAAAAATAGTACGATTCACCTCTTAAGCGGTGGAGAAAAAGCACTAACCGCTTTATCATTGGTGTTTGCTATTTTCAGATTAAATCCGGCTCCATTTTGTTTGCTGGATGAAGTAGATGCACCATTGGATGATGCAAATGTAGGGCGCTTTTGTAACTTAGTGTCAGAAATGTCACAAACAGTGCAGTTTATTTATATCACCCACAATAAAATAGCGATGGAAATGGCCAGTCACCTCACCGGTGTTACCATGGCGGAACCGGGAGTTTCGCGCATGGTGGCGGTAGATGTGGACGAGGCTGTAGCCTTCGCAGAAGCATAA
- the zipA gene encoding cell division protein ZipA, whose protein sequence is MEDQLRLFLLLGGTVFIIAVLAHGIWKIRKNSKPSEKERLEPRQWQDDDNDFESDEQEGFDELGIGAVRVVSKSQNQEHEAASNVSTNTANGPAHHDINEKHAYGSEEADDEDSLSQHATSKEHGDGKEGAHGEHAGKRSSSVGNSAMPSDGKEEAEKAPKLYGSVVTNPKPHMKGQTRPDCASIKGANRGDENLAAFPEPPGFLLREGEEQEETSLASHGQREESEQPNTPSNQERADNAQSHDPIQSQAGGHQERGRAEPVRPAQKFYIDPTQEEEPETVQPPAKNEREVADFSLDAPEESVSSSDVHEENEQPRRFARNKRSKTPVRRREEPNFGDDQMRIDFDTSEAASADFGDESFSANESGNDGAGTTSKTTKSSIEPEVLVLNVRTPEGEPISGAALLPMLLTLGFKFGDQDIFHRHVNSNGKGPVLFSLANMFKPGVFDIDNLENFETQGISLFMILPIEGDPHQVFNMMHNAARKLADEFGAQVLDGRRSVLTKQGLQQYVEKIREFERKRMIARS, encoded by the coding sequence ATGGAAGATCAATTACGTCTATTTTTACTCCTTGGAGGCACGGTTTTTATTATCGCAGTGCTTGCCCATGGTATTTGGAAAATTCGTAAAAACAGTAAGCCTTCGGAAAAAGAGCGCTTAGAGCCCCGTCAGTGGCAAGATGATGACAACGATTTCGAGTCCGACGAGCAAGAAGGCTTTGACGAGCTTGGCATTGGCGCGGTGCGCGTGGTTAGCAAATCACAAAACCAAGAGCATGAGGCTGCAAGCAACGTATCGACGAATACGGCAAATGGCCCTGCACATCACGACATCAATGAAAAACATGCTTACGGCAGCGAAGAAGCTGATGACGAGGATAGCTTGTCTCAACATGCCACGTCAAAAGAGCACGGTGATGGAAAAGAGGGCGCACACGGTGAGCATGCGGGTAAACGCTCAAGCAGCGTTGGTAATTCAGCTATGCCGTCTGACGGGAAAGAAGAAGCTGAGAAAGCACCAAAGCTCTATGGCTCTGTGGTTACGAATCCGAAGCCACACATGAAAGGGCAAACTCGTCCCGATTGCGCATCAATAAAAGGTGCCAACAGAGGCGACGAAAACCTTGCCGCGTTCCCTGAACCTCCAGGCTTCTTACTTCGTGAAGGCGAAGAGCAAGAGGAAACTTCTTTAGCGTCGCATGGTCAGCGTGAAGAAAGCGAACAGCCAAATACTCCAAGTAATCAAGAGAGAGCGGATAACGCGCAATCGCATGACCCAATTCAGAGTCAAGCGGGCGGTCATCAAGAAAGAGGGCGTGCAGAGCCTGTTCGTCCTGCACAGAAGTTTTATATCGACCCAACGCAGGAGGAAGAGCCTGAAACAGTGCAGCCGCCAGCTAAAAACGAAAGAGAAGTTGCTGATTTTAGTTTAGATGCACCCGAAGAGTCTGTTTCATCCAGCGATGTTCATGAAGAAAATGAACAGCCGCGACGTTTTGCACGTAACAAACGAAGCAAAACGCCAGTGAGAAGACGTGAAGAGCCGAATTTTGGTGACGATCAAATGCGTATTGATTTTGACACCAGTGAAGCAGCTAGCGCTGATTTTGGCGATGAAAGCTTTAGTGCTAATGAGTCAGGTAATGATGGTGCTGGAACTACATCAAAGACCACTAAGTCGTCGATTGAACCCGAGGTTTTAGTATTAAATGTAAGAACGCCAGAAGGCGAGCCCATTTCAGGTGCTGCACTATTACCTATGCTATTAACATTAGGGTTTAAATTTGGCGATCAAGACATCTTCCACCGCCACGTAAACTCAAATGGCAAAGGGCCAGTATTGTTTAGCCTTGCTAACATGTTTAAGCCTGGGGTTTTCGACATTGATAACCTAGAGAACTTTGAAACCCAAGGTATTTCACTGTTTATGATATTGCCTATTGAGGGTGACCCTCATCAAGTGTTTAACATGATGCACAATGCCGCCCGCAAATTGGCAGATGAGTTCGGCGCACAAGTACTTGATGGGCGCCGAAGCGTATTAACGAAGCAGGGCTTACAGCAATACGTCGAGAAAATTCGTGAGTTCGAGCGCAAGCGTATGATTGCGCGCAGCTAG
- the cysZ gene encoding sulfate transporter CysZ, translated as MSSGGVHYFFEGFSLIKTKGLKRFVFVPLTINLVLFSVAFYFLFGQIEMGIAYVIDLVPEWLGWIKTAISFFLWPLAVISVLLIFALIFGTLANWIAAPFNGVLSEKVERHLTGQDLGDEGVMSLVKDIPRTVGRELTKLVWYLPRAIGFLLLFFFLPIIGQVLWFLFNAWMIAIQYCDYPYDNHKVDFTRMRLHLGEHKGKAMTFGMMVNIFSLIPVVNFIVMPVAICGATSMWVRELKDTLAK; from the coding sequence ATGAGTTCAGGCGGTGTACATTATTTCTTTGAAGGCTTTTCGCTTATAAAAACCAAAGGATTAAAGCGTTTTGTTTTTGTACCCCTAACAATAAACTTAGTGCTTTTTTCTGTGGCTTTTTACTTCTTATTTGGCCAAATAGAAATGGGCATCGCTTATGTGATTGACCTTGTACCTGAATGGTTAGGCTGGATCAAAACAGCGATCAGCTTTTTCTTGTGGCCCCTAGCAGTCATCAGCGTATTGCTCATTTTCGCACTCATCTTTGGTACACTGGCCAACTGGATTGCAGCGCCGTTTAACGGTGTATTATCAGAAAAAGTTGAGCGTCACCTAACGGGTCAAGATTTGGGTGACGAGGGCGTGATGTCTTTAGTTAAAGACATTCCTAGAACTGTAGGGCGCGAACTCACCAAGCTCGTTTGGTATTTACCTCGCGCTATTGGTTTTTTGTTATTGTTCTTTTTCCTACCTATTATCGGGCAAGTCTTGTGGTTCTTATTTAACGCCTGGATGATAGCAATCCAATATTGCGACTACCCATACGATAATCACAAAGTAGATTTCACACGCATGCGCCTGCACCTTGGCGAACACAAAGGGAAAGCAATGACGTTTGGAATGATGGTGAATATATTCTCACTTATTCCCGTGGTTAACTTTATCGTTATGCCCGTAGCAATTTGTGGTGCAACGTCTATGTGGGTAAGAGAGCTTAAAGATACACTCGCCAAATAG
- a CDS encoding DUF2062 domain-containing protein, whose translation MPKKFIRRFLPDHQSIKQNKALKIFGSVLHEPNLWHLNRRSASGAFGIGLFFAFWPVPFQMWLSAGLAIPFRANLPLSVATVWVTNPFTIPPIFYGAYKVGTTVLGTKPEHFEFQFSWQWVVESINTIGPAFLVGCGICSVVFGLAGYFSLNWVWRFQVKKAWERRRQMRNQEAH comes from the coding sequence ATGCCTAAGAAATTTATCCGACGTTTTTTGCCAGATCACCAAAGCATTAAGCAAAACAAAGCTTTAAAAATTTTTGGTAGCGTATTGCACGAGCCCAATCTTTGGCACTTAAACCGTCGTTCTGCATCTGGTGCATTTGGCATAGGTTTATTTTTCGCGTTTTGGCCGGTACCGTTTCAAATGTGGCTTTCTGCCGGTTTAGCTATTCCATTTCGAGCAAACCTGCCCTTATCTGTTGCAACTGTTTGGGTGACTAACCCATTTACTATTCCGCCTATATTCTATGGGGCTTACAAGGTTGGTACTACTGTACTTGGGACCAAGCCTGAGCATTTTGAATTTCAGTTTAGTTGGCAGTGGGTTGTAGAAAGCATTAATACCATCGGCCCTGCATTTCTAGTCGGGTGTGGAATTTGCTCGGTTGTGTTTGGACTAGCGGGTTATTTCTCTTTGAACTGGGTTTGGCGCTTTCAAGTGAAAAAAGCCTGGGAAAGACGCAGACAAATGCGGAATCAAGAAGCCCACTAG